A single region of the Cronobacter condimenti 1330 genome encodes:
- the ftsW gene encoding cell division protein FtsW has translation MRLSLPRLRLPRLPGMGIFAWLFGALRGWVMGSREKDTTSLVMYDRTLLWLTLGLAAIGFIMVTSASMPVGQRLANDPFLFAKRDGIYILLAFALALITLRLPMEFWQRHSAAMLIASIVMLLIVLVVGSSVNGASRWIALGPLRIQPAEFSKLSLFCYLSNYLVRKVDEVRNNLRGFLKPMGVILVMAVLLLAQPDLGTVVVLFVTTLAMLFLAGAKLWQFIAIIGMGISAVVLLILAEPYRIRRVTSFWNPWEDPFGSGYQLTQSLMAFGRGELWGQGLGNSVQKLEYLPEAHTDFIFSIIGEELGYIGVVLALLMVFFVAFRAMSIGRRALETDQRFAGFLACSIGIWFSFQSLVNVGAAAGMLPTKGLTLPLISYGGSSLLIMSTAIMFLLRIDYETRLEKAQAFTRGSR, from the coding sequence ATGCGTTTATCTCTCCCACGCCTTCGCCTGCCGCGCCTGCCCGGTATGGGTATTTTCGCCTGGCTGTTCGGGGCGCTCCGTGGCTGGGTGATGGGTTCGCGCGAGAAAGACACGACCAGTCTCGTCATGTACGACCGCACACTGCTCTGGCTGACGCTTGGCCTGGCGGCGATAGGTTTCATTATGGTGACCTCGGCGTCAATGCCGGTAGGGCAGCGTCTGGCGAACGATCCGTTCCTGTTCGCCAAGCGTGACGGTATTTATATTCTGCTGGCGTTTGCTCTGGCGCTGATTACGCTGCGCCTGCCAATGGAGTTCTGGCAGCGGCACAGTGCCGCGATGCTGATTGCCTCAATCGTGATGCTGCTCATCGTGCTGGTGGTAGGGAGCTCGGTCAACGGGGCATCGCGCTGGATTGCGCTCGGGCCGCTGCGTATTCAGCCTGCGGAATTCTCCAAGCTGTCGCTCTTTTGTTATCTGTCGAACTACCTGGTGCGTAAGGTTGATGAAGTGCGTAATAACCTCCGCGGCTTCTTAAAACCGATGGGCGTAATTCTGGTCATGGCCGTCCTGCTGCTGGCGCAGCCTGACCTCGGGACGGTGGTCGTGCTGTTCGTGACGACCCTTGCGATGCTGTTTCTCGCAGGCGCCAAGCTCTGGCAATTCATTGCCATCATCGGCATGGGTATCTCTGCCGTTGTGCTGCTGATCCTGGCGGAGCCATACCGTATCCGCCGCGTGACCTCATTCTGGAATCCCTGGGAAGATCCATTCGGCAGCGGCTACCAGCTCACTCAGTCGTTAATGGCGTTTGGCCGTGGCGAATTATGGGGGCAGGGGCTTGGGAATTCGGTGCAGAAGCTTGAGTATTTACCCGAAGCGCACACGGACTTCATCTTCTCCATTATTGGGGAAGAACTGGGATATATCGGTGTGGTACTGGCGCTTTTGATGGTATTCTTCGTGGCTTTTCGTGCCATGTCGATCGGGCGTCGCGCACTGGAAACCGACCAGCGTTTCGCGGGTTTTCTGGCCTGTTCTATCGGCATCTGGTTTAGCTTCCAGTCGCTGGTAAACGTCGGCGCGGCGGCGGGTATGCTGCCGACCAAAGGCCTGACGCTGCCACTTATCAGTTACGGCGGTTCGAGCCTGCTGATTATGTCGACGGCGATTATGTTTCTGTTGCGCATAGATTATGAAACGCGTCTGGAGAAAGCCCAGGCGTTTACACGAGGTTCACGATGA
- the murF gene encoding UDP-N-acetylmuramoyl-tripeptide--D-alanyl-D-alanine ligase encodes MIRISLSQLAAVLQGELHGADADVEAVTTDTRTLTPGCLFVALKGERFDAHDFAAQAQAGGAGALLVSRKLDIDLPQLVVADTRLAFGELAAWVRQQVPARVVALTGSSGKTSVKEMTAAILSECGNTLYTAGNLNNDIGVPMTLLRLTPEHQYAVIELGANHQGEIAWTVSLTRPEAALVNNLAAAHLEGFGSLAGVAKAKGEIFTGLPENGIAILNADNNDWLNWQSIIGNRKVWRFSPNLESSDFSATHIHITSHGTEFTLRTPTGDVDVLLPLPGRHNIANALAASALASAVGAPHDAIKAGLAKLKAVPGRLFPVALAENQLLLDDSYNANVGSMTAAVQVLSEMPGYRVMVVGDMAELGDEAEACHQQVGEAAKAAGIDKVLSVGTLSEGISRASGVGEHFQNKQAVVARLKTLISEHSIITLLVKGSRSAAMEEVVRALQENGTC; translated from the coding sequence ATGATTCGCATATCTTTGAGCCAGCTTGCCGCCGTTTTGCAGGGCGAGCTGCACGGCGCCGACGCCGATGTCGAGGCCGTTACGACCGATACCCGCACACTGACGCCGGGCTGTTTATTTGTCGCCCTGAAAGGCGAGCGTTTTGACGCGCACGATTTTGCCGCGCAAGCGCAGGCTGGCGGCGCAGGCGCGCTGCTGGTAAGCCGCAAGCTTGATATCGACCTGCCGCAACTGGTGGTGGCCGATACGCGTCTCGCCTTTGGCGAACTGGCTGCCTGGGTAAGACAGCAAGTACCGGCGCGTGTTGTGGCCTTGACCGGTTCTTCCGGAAAAACGTCGGTGAAAGAGATGACTGCCGCCATTCTTAGCGAATGCGGCAATACGCTTTATACCGCAGGCAATCTTAATAACGATATCGGCGTGCCGATGACGCTGCTGCGTCTTACGCCGGAACATCAGTATGCAGTGATTGAACTTGGGGCAAACCATCAGGGCGAAATCGCCTGGACGGTAAGCCTGACACGTCCGGAAGCCGCGCTGGTTAACAATCTGGCGGCGGCACATCTCGAAGGCTTCGGCTCGCTTGCGGGCGTTGCAAAAGCGAAAGGCGAAATTTTCACGGGGCTGCCGGAAAACGGCATCGCTATTCTCAATGCTGACAATAACGACTGGCTGAACTGGCAGAGCATTATCGGCAACCGCAAGGTCTGGCGTTTTTCACCGAACCTTGAGAGCAGCGATTTCAGCGCCACTCATATACATATCACCAGCCACGGCACGGAGTTCACGCTGCGTACTCCGACGGGTGACGTGGACGTTCTGTTGCCGCTGCCGGGCCGTCATAACATTGCCAATGCGCTGGCCGCGTCCGCGCTGGCATCGGCCGTCGGTGCGCCGCATGATGCGATTAAAGCAGGGCTTGCGAAGTTAAAAGCGGTCCCGGGACGCCTGTTCCCGGTAGCGCTTGCAGAAAACCAGCTGCTGCTGGATGACAGCTATAACGCTAACGTCGGTTCAATGACCGCCGCAGTTCAGGTGCTGTCTGAAATGCCAGGTTATCGCGTGATGGTCGTCGGCGATATGGCGGAACTTGGCGATGAAGCTGAAGCCTGTCATCAGCAGGTGGGCGAAGCGGCGAAAGCGGCGGGCATCGATAAAGTTCTGAGCGTGGGCACGCTTAGCGAAGGCATCAGCCGCGCAAGCGGCGTGGGCGAACATTTCCAGAATAAACAGGCCGTGGTTGCACGCCTTAAAACGCTCATCAGTGAGCATTCCATCATTACCCTTTTAGTGAAAGGTTCACGTAGTGCTGCCATGGAAGAGGTGGTGCGCGCATTACAGGAGAACGGGACATGTTAG
- the murC gene encoding UDP-N-acetylmuramate--L-alanine ligase, protein MNTQQLAKLRSIVPEMRRVRHIHFVGIGGAGMGGIAEVLANEGYQISGSDLAPNAVTQQLTALGATIYFNHRPENVLDASVVVVSSAISADNPEIVAAHEARIPVIRRAEMLAELMRFRHGIAVAGTHGKTTTTAMVSSIYAEAGLDPTFVNGGLVKAAGTHARLGNSRYLIAEADESDASFLHLQPMVAIVTNIEADHMDTYHGDFENLKQTFINFLHNLPFYGRAVMCVDDPVIRELLPRVGRQITTYGFSEDADVRVGNYRQTGAQGHFTLVRQDKPELHVTLNAPGRHNALNAAAAVAVATEEGIDDEAILRALESFQGTGRRFDFLGEFPLANVNGKSGTAMLVDDYGHHPTEVDATVRAARAGWPEKNLVMIFQPHRYTRTRDLYDDFANVLSQVDVLLMLDVYPAGEAPIPGADSRSLCRTIRARGKVDPILVSDPAQVAAMLAPVLSGNDLILVQGAGNIGKIARQLAEAKLQPEENAHG, encoded by the coding sequence ATGAATACACAACAACTGGCGAAACTGCGTTCTATCGTGCCCGAGATGCGTCGCGTCCGGCACATTCACTTCGTTGGCATTGGCGGCGCAGGCATGGGCGGCATCGCGGAAGTCCTGGCTAACGAAGGCTACCAGATCAGCGGCTCCGATCTGGCACCGAACGCTGTCACGCAGCAGTTGACGGCGCTGGGCGCCACGATTTATTTCAACCACCGTCCGGAGAACGTGCTGGACGCGAGCGTAGTGGTGGTATCCAGCGCGATTTCTGCGGATAACCCGGAGATCGTCGCCGCGCACGAAGCGCGTATTCCGGTTATTCGCCGCGCCGAGATGCTGGCGGAACTGATGCGTTTTCGCCACGGCATCGCGGTGGCAGGTACGCATGGCAAAACCACGACCACGGCCATGGTTTCAAGTATTTACGCTGAAGCAGGTCTGGATCCGACGTTCGTCAACGGCGGGCTGGTGAAAGCGGCAGGTACGCATGCACGCCTCGGCAACAGCCGTTATCTGATTGCCGAAGCAGACGAAAGCGATGCGTCGTTTTTGCATTTGCAGCCGATGGTCGCGATTGTGACGAACATCGAAGCCGACCATATGGACACGTATCACGGCGACTTTGAAAACCTGAAGCAGACGTTTATTAACTTCCTGCACAACTTGCCATTCTATGGTCGCGCCGTTATGTGTGTGGACGATCCGGTCATTCGCGAGCTGCTGCCGCGTGTCGGCCGTCAAATTACCACTTATGGTTTCAGCGAAGATGCCGATGTACGTGTGGGAAATTATCGCCAGACTGGCGCGCAAGGGCATTTTACCCTCGTGCGGCAGGACAAACCTGAACTGCACGTGACCCTGAACGCACCAGGCCGCCATAACGCGCTGAACGCAGCGGCGGCGGTAGCGGTCGCGACGGAAGAGGGCATTGACGACGAGGCGATTCTGCGCGCGCTGGAGAGCTTCCAGGGGACCGGGCGTCGCTTTGATTTCCTGGGAGAATTCCCGCTTGCTAATGTGAATGGCAAATCGGGTACGGCGATGCTGGTCGACGACTATGGGCATCACCCGACCGAAGTAGATGCGACGGTACGCGCTGCACGTGCGGGCTGGCCTGAGAAAAACCTGGTGATGATTTTTCAGCCACACCGTTATACCCGCACGCGCGATCTCTATGACGATTTCGCCAACGTGCTGTCGCAGGTTGATGTGCTGCTGATGCTGGACGTCTATCCGGCGGGCGAGGCGCCAATTCCGGGGGCAGACAGCCGTTCGCTGTGCCGTACCATTCGCGCGCGTGGAAAAGTCGACCCGATTCTGGTTTCCGATCCTGCGCAGGTCGCCGCCATGCTGGCACCCGTGTTGTCGGGCAATGATTTGATTCTGGTTCAGGGCGCGGGCAATATCGGTAAAATCGCGCGCCAGCTGGCGGAAGCGAAGCTGCAACCGGAGGAAAACGCGCATGGCTGA
- the murD gene encoding UDP-N-acetylmuramoyl-L-alanine--D-glutamate ligase, with translation MADYQGKKVVIIGLGLTGLSCVDFFLGRGVTPRIMDTRISPPGLDKLPEEVERHLGSLNDAWLMNADLIVASPGIALAHPALSAAAEAGVEIVGDIELFCREAQAPIIAITGSNGKSTVTTLVGEMAKAAGVNVGVGGNIGLPALMLLEEGRELYVLELSSFQLETTFSLKAAAATILNVTEDHMDRYPLGLQQYRAAKLRIYENATVCVVNADDALTMPVRGADARCVSFGIDVGDYHLNRQQGETWLRVRGEKVLNVKEMQLVGQHNYTNALAALALADAAGLPRASSLKALTTFAGLAHRFQLAFEHNGVRWINDSKATNVGSTEAALNGLHLDGTLHLLLGGNGKSADFSPLAHYLTGERVRLYCFGRDGDALAALRPDVADRTDTMEEAMKLIAGRVQPGDMVLLSPACASLDQFKNFEQRGDIFTRLAKELG, from the coding sequence ATGGCAGATTATCAGGGTAAAAAAGTCGTCATCATTGGGCTTGGGTTAACCGGCCTTTCCTGCGTGGACTTTTTCCTGGGGCGCGGTGTGACGCCGCGCATCATGGATACCCGAATCTCCCCGCCGGGGCTGGATAAGCTGCCGGAAGAGGTGGAGCGCCACCTCGGCTCCCTGAATGACGCCTGGCTGATGAACGCCGATTTGATTGTCGCAAGCCCCGGTATTGCGCTCGCGCACCCGGCGCTGAGTGCAGCGGCGGAGGCGGGTGTTGAGATCGTCGGCGATATTGAGCTGTTTTGTCGCGAAGCGCAGGCGCCCATTATCGCGATTACTGGTTCGAACGGGAAAAGCACCGTCACGACGCTGGTCGGCGAAATGGCGAAAGCGGCAGGCGTGAATGTTGGCGTTGGCGGCAATATTGGTCTGCCTGCGTTGATGTTGCTGGAAGAGGGGCGTGAACTCTATGTGCTTGAGCTATCAAGCTTCCAGCTCGAAACTACGTTTAGCCTTAAAGCTGCTGCGGCAACTATCCTTAACGTGACCGAAGATCATATGGACCGGTATCCGCTCGGTCTGCAGCAGTATCGCGCGGCAAAATTACGGATTTATGAAAACGCGACGGTATGCGTGGTGAACGCTGATGATGCGCTGACCATGCCGGTTCGCGGTGCCGATGCGCGCTGTGTCAGTTTTGGCATTGACGTCGGGGATTACCACCTCAACCGCCAGCAGGGCGAAACCTGGCTGCGCGTCCGCGGTGAAAAAGTCCTTAACGTGAAAGAGATGCAACTGGTCGGGCAGCATAACTATACCAATGCCCTCGCGGCGCTGGCGCTCGCTGATGCCGCTGGCCTGCCGCGTGCCAGCAGTCTTAAGGCGCTGACGACATTCGCAGGACTGGCGCACCGCTTCCAGCTGGCGTTTGAGCATAACGGGGTGCGCTGGATTAACGATTCCAAAGCGACCAACGTCGGCAGCACCGAAGCGGCGCTGAATGGTCTGCATCTTGACGGTACGCTGCACCTGCTACTGGGCGGCAATGGTAAATCCGCTGACTTTTCGCCGCTCGCGCATTACCTCACGGGCGAACGCGTGCGGTTGTACTGCTTTGGCCGTGACGGCGACGCGCTGGCGGCGCTGCGCCCGGACGTCGCCGACCGTACCGACACGATGGAAGAGGCGATGAAACTTATCGCCGGGCGCGTGCAGCCAGGCGATATGGTGTTGCTTTCTCCCGCTTGCGCAAGCCTTGATCAGTTCAAAAACTTCGAACAGCGCGGCGACATCTTTACGCGTCTTGCGAAGGAGCTTGGCTGA
- the murG gene encoding undecaprenyldiphospho-muramoylpentapeptide beta-N-acetylglucosaminyltransferase — protein MSGQPKRLMVMAGGTGGHVFPGLAVAHHLMAQGWQVRWLGTADRMEADLVPKNGIEIDFIRISGLRGKGIKAQLLAPMRIFNAWRQARAIMKRFQPDVVLGMGGYVSGPGGLAAWSLGIPVVLHEQNGIAGLTNKWLAKIATRVMQAFPGAFPKADVVGNPVRTDVLALALPQERLTGREGPVRVLVVGGSQGARVLNQTMPQVAARLGDAVTIWHQSGKGAQADVQQAYASVGQSQHKVTEFIDDMAAAYAWADVVVCRSGALTVSEIAAAGLPALFVPFQHKDRQQYWNALPLEKAGAAKILEQPQFTVEAVSETLKGWDRATLLDMAERARAAAIPDATERVANEVRAVARA, from the coding sequence ATGAGTGGTCAACCAAAGCGGCTGATGGTGATGGCAGGCGGAACGGGCGGACACGTCTTTCCAGGCCTTGCTGTAGCGCACCATCTAATGGCGCAGGGATGGCAGGTCCGCTGGCTGGGGACTGCCGATCGCATGGAGGCCGACCTGGTGCCGAAAAACGGCATTGAGATCGATTTTATTCGTATCTCTGGCCTGCGCGGCAAAGGTATTAAGGCGCAACTGTTAGCGCCGATGCGTATTTTTAACGCCTGGCGTCAGGCGCGAGCGATTATGAAGCGTTTCCAGCCGGACGTGGTGCTGGGCATGGGCGGTTATGTTTCGGGCCCCGGCGGGCTTGCGGCCTGGTCGCTTGGTATACCGGTCGTGCTGCACGAGCAAAATGGCATTGCGGGGCTGACCAACAAGTGGCTCGCGAAGATCGCGACCCGCGTGATGCAGGCATTTCCCGGCGCGTTCCCGAAAGCGGACGTAGTGGGCAACCCGGTACGTACCGACGTGCTGGCGCTGGCGCTGCCGCAGGAGCGTCTCACGGGACGTGAAGGTCCTGTGCGCGTGCTGGTCGTTGGCGGCTCGCAAGGCGCGCGCGTGCTAAACCAGACGATGCCACAGGTGGCGGCGCGTCTCGGCGATGCCGTGACTATCTGGCATCAGAGCGGTAAAGGCGCACAGGCGGACGTTCAACAGGCCTACGCCAGCGTCGGTCAGTCGCAGCATAAGGTGACCGAGTTTATCGACGATATGGCGGCAGCCTACGCGTGGGCGGATGTGGTCGTATGCCGCTCCGGCGCGCTAACGGTGAGCGAAATCGCCGCGGCCGGTTTGCCGGCGCTCTTTGTGCCATTCCAGCATAAAGACAGACAGCAGTACTGGAACGCGCTGCCGCTTGAAAAAGCGGGGGCGGCGAAGATTCTGGAGCAGCCGCAGTTTACCGTCGAGGCGGTGAGCGAGACGCTGAAGGGATGGGATCGCGCCACGTTGCTCGACATGGCAGAGCGGGCCAGAGCGGCCGCCATTCCCGACGCGACCGAACGGGTCGCAAATGAAGTACGCGCGGTAGCCCGCGCGTGA
- the mraY gene encoding phospho-N-acetylmuramoyl-pentapeptide-transferase, with amino-acid sequence MLVWLAEYLVKYYSGFNVFSYLTFRAIVSLLTALFISLWMGPRLIAHLQKLSFGQVVRNDGPESHFSKRGTPTMGGIMILTSIVVSVLLWAYPSNPYVWCVLFVLVGYGAVGFVDDYRKVVRKDTKGLIARWKYFWMSVIALTVAFALYITGKDTPATELVVPFFKDVMPQLGIFYILLAYFVIVGTGNAVNLTDGLDGLAIMPTVLVAAGFALVAWATGNVKFAEYLHIPYLRHAGELVIVCTAIVGAGLGFLWFNTYPAQVFMGDVGSLALGGALGVIAVLLRQEFLLVIMGGVFVVETLSVILQVGSFKLRGQRIFRMAPIHHHYELKGWPEPRVIVRFWVISLMLVLIGLATLKVR; translated from the coding sequence ATGTTAGTGTGGCTGGCCGAGTATCTGGTCAAATATTATTCCGGCTTTAACGTCTTTTCTTATCTGACGTTTCGCGCCATCGTCAGCCTGCTGACCGCGCTGTTTATCTCTTTATGGATGGGCCCGCGCCTGATCGCGCATTTACAGAAACTCTCCTTCGGCCAGGTGGTACGTAACGATGGTCCGGAGTCGCATTTCAGCAAACGCGGCACGCCGACCATGGGCGGCATCATGATCCTCACTTCTATCGTGGTGTCGGTATTGCTGTGGGCTTATCCGTCTAATCCGTATGTCTGGTGTGTGCTGTTTGTGCTGGTCGGTTACGGCGCGGTGGGCTTTGTCGACGATTACCGCAAGGTGGTTCGTAAAGACACGAAAGGCCTGATTGCCCGCTGGAAATACTTCTGGATGTCGGTTATCGCCCTGACGGTGGCGTTTGCGCTTTACATCACCGGGAAAGATACGCCTGCCACCGAACTGGTTGTGCCGTTCTTTAAAGATGTCATGCCGCAGCTCGGCATTTTCTACATTCTGCTCGCGTATTTCGTTATTGTCGGTACCGGCAACGCGGTGAACCTCACCGACGGGCTTGACGGTCTCGCCATCATGCCAACCGTGCTGGTGGCGGCCGGTTTCGCGCTGGTTGCCTGGGCGACCGGTAACGTTAAGTTTGCGGAGTATCTGCACATTCCATATCTGCGCCACGCAGGTGAGCTGGTGATTGTCTGTACTGCGATTGTTGGCGCGGGTCTGGGCTTTTTGTGGTTCAACACTTACCCGGCGCAGGTCTTTATGGGTGATGTCGGCTCGCTGGCACTCGGCGGCGCGCTGGGTGTTATTGCCGTACTGCTGCGTCAGGAGTTCCTGCTGGTAATTATGGGCGGTGTTTTTGTCGTAGAGACGCTGTCGGTCATTCTGCAGGTCGGCTCCTTTAAGCTGCGCGGTCAGCGCATTTTCCGCATGGCACCGATTCATCATCATTATGAACTGAAGGGCTGGCCGGAGCCGCGCGTGATTGTGCGCTTCTGGGTGATTTCGCTGATGCTGGTGCTGATTGGCCTGGCTACGCTTAAGGTACGTTAA